A window of the Lactuca sativa cultivar Salinas chromosome 5, Lsat_Salinas_v11, whole genome shotgun sequence genome harbors these coding sequences:
- the LOC111877609 gene encoding U-box domain-containing protein 26 — translation MPASLQPLDVGIQVPYHFRCPISLELMMDPVIIGTGQTYDRSSIESWVATGNTTCPVTRLPLTDFTLIPNHTLRRLIQEWCVANRSYGVERIPTPKQPADPVMVQSLLKQASSVSNTRHARLSALRRLRGLARDSDKNRLVLTTQKACEILLDVLFSETNRNSSDLTHESLAILAMLALSETECLLVSSDPDRISYLISLLSHSSIDVRVNTAALLENVVTGTRSPELRAEITSHDEIFDGIVGILDYPLTYPRALKVGIKALFAFCMVKQHRHKAVEAGAVEALIDRLPDFEKCDAERALATVELLCRIPSGCVAFASNALTVPLLVKVILKISDRATEYAAGALLSLCSAAEWLEGEAVAAGVLTQLLLLVQSDCTERAKRKAQMLLKLLRNSWPENSIMNSYDFGCSDVVPF, via the coding sequence ATGCCTGCGAGCTTACAGCCCTTGGACGTCGGAATTCAGGTTCCGTATCATTTCAGATGTCCAATTTCTCTTGAGCTCATGATGGATCCAGTCATCATTGGAACCGGTCAGACATATGATCGTTCAAGCATCGAGTCATGGGTGGCCACCGGAAATACCACCTGCCCTGTCACGCGACTACCGCTCACCGATTTTACGCTCATCCCTAACCACACGCTCCGCCGTCTAATCCAGGAGTGGTGTGTCGCCAACCGTTCGTATGGTGTGGAACGGATTCCTACGCCGAAGCAACCTGCGGATCCGGTGATGGTCCAGTCATTGCTTAAACAGGCGTCGTCGGTGTCGAACACGCGGCACGCTAGGCTGTCTGCGCTTCGTCGGCTCCGGGGGCTTGCACGTGATTCGGATAAAAACCGTTTGGTTCTCACAACGCAGAAAGCGTGTGAGATTTTATTGGACGTGTTGTTCTCCGAAACGAATCGCAACTCGTCTGATTTGACTCACGAGTCGCTTGCGATTCTAGCGATGCTCGCGCTTTCTGAGACGGAGTGCCTTCTGGTGTCTTCCGATCCAGATCGGATCTCGTATCTGATTTCGCTTCTGTCACATTCGTCAATTGACGTACGAGTCAACACGGCCGCGTTGCTTGAGAACGTTGTCACCGGTACAAGATCGCCGGAACTCCGAGCAGAAATCACCAGTCACGATGAAATATTCGACGGAATAGTTGGAATTCTCGATTATCCTTTGACGTATCCACGAGCCTTGAAAGTCGGAATTAAGGCGTTGTTTGCTTTTTGCATGGTGAAGCAGCACCGCCACAAAGCGGTTGAGGCAGGAGCAGTGGAGGCGCTCATTGACAGGTTGCCGGATTTTGAGAAATGCGACGCTGAGAGAGCGCTGGCGACGGTGGAGCTGTTATGCCGAATACCATCAGGATGCGTGGCCTTCGCGTCTAACGCGCTTACAGTGCCGCTGCTCGTAAAGGTCATCCTGAAGATCTCGGACCGTGCGACGGAATACGCCGCTGGAGCACTACTGTCGCTCTGTTCCGCCGCAGAATGGTTGGAAGGGGAGGCGGTGGCGGCAGGGGTTTTGACGCAGCTGTTGTTGCTTGTTCAAAGCGACTGTACAGAGCGAGCTAAGCGAAAAGCACAAATGCTACTGAAACTTCTCCGGAATTCCTGGCCGGAAAACTCGATAATGAATTCATACGATTTCGGATGCAGCGACGTCGTTccgttttga
- the LOC111878493 gene encoding PI-PLC X domain-containing protein At5g67130, translating into MERIKLASNVFFATLFTAAFLFTLSSGLKEKQTCINDKSCDSGSQCGTCTGNVSVPPRCIRVQPHSPVRKVRGLPFNRYSWLTTHNAFARMGHKSDTGSVLLAPVNQQDSITAQLNNGVRGLMLDMYEFENDIWLCHSFHGKCYNYTAFQPAINVLKEVEEFLEANPTEIITIFIEDYVTSQSGLTKIFKASGLGKFWFPVARMPSNGSNWPTLDSMIQQNQRLVVFTSKSSKEASEGIAYIWRYVVENQYGTDGMKNGSCPSRAESAAMNSKTRSLVLLNHFPDTPDFIEACKQNSAPLITMMNTCHDAAGKRWPNFIAVDFYKRSDGGGAPAAVDFANGHLVCGCNNIDSCRAKMTFGDCDPRESSPAPAPTTSVSSASNSASASAAAKEGGEGYKKSFANSDCEQIELEWLVTTALIGIIYSLLCM; encoded by the exons AGGATCAAACTCGCGTCGAATGTGTTCTTCGCAACTCTTTTCACCGCAGCTTTTCTATTCACTTTGTCTTCAGGACTCAAG GAAAAACAGACTTGCATCAACGACAAGAGCTGTGACAGTGGATCACAATGTGGAACTTGCACCGGAAACGTCAGTGTTCCTCCCCGATGTATTCGCGTCCAGCCTCATAGTCCTGTTCGTAAG GTGAGAGGATTGCCGTTCAATCGCTACTCGTGGTTAACGACTCACAATGCGTTCGCTAGAATGGGACACAAGTCAGATACAGGCTCTGTTCTTCTAGCTCCGGTGAACCAGCAGGATTCAATTACTGCTCAGCTGAAC AATGGCGTGAGAGGTCTGATGCTCGATATGTATGAATTTGAGAACGATATCTGGTTATGTCACTCCTTTCATGGGAAGTGCTACAACTACACAGCATTT CAACCTGCTATCAATGTCCTGAAAGAGGTTGAAGAATTCCTAGAAGCAAATCCTACAGAAATCATCACCATATTCATAGAAGACTATGTCACCTCTCAAAGTGGTCTAACCAAGATCTTCAAAGCTTCAGGCCTGGGCAAGTTCTGGTTTCCAGTAGCTCGAATGCCAAGCAACGGTAGTAATTGGCCCACCCTTGATTCCATGATCCAGCAGAATCAACGGTTGGTAGTATTCACTTCTAAATCCTCCAAAGAAGCCTCAGAAGGAATTGCATATATATGGAGATACGTGGTTGAAAATCAAT ATGGTACGGACGGGATGAAAAACGGGTCTTGTCCGAGTCGTGCTGAGTCGGCAGCCATGAACAGTAAAACAAGATCTCTGGTTTTGTTGAATCACTTCCCAGACACCCCAGATTTTATCGAAGCTTGTAAGCAAAATTCAGCCCCATTAATAACCATGATGAATACTTGCCATGATGCTGCTGGTAAACGATGGCCTAATTTCATCGCTGTTGACTTTTACAAG AGGAGTGATGGTGGAGGTGCCCCTGCTGCTGTAGATTTCGCTAATGGACACCTAGTTTGTGGATGTAACAACATTGACTCATGCAGG gCAAAGATGACATTTGGAGACTGTGACCCACGGGAATCCAGTCCTGCTCCAGCCCCAACCACATCAGTATCATCAGCATCGAATTCTGCATCGGCATCTGCAGCAGCAAAAGAAGGAGGAGAAGGGTATAAGAAGAGCTTTGCCAATTCTGATTGTGAACAGATTGAATTGGAATGGTTGGTGACGACAGCGTTGATAGGTATCATCTATTCTCTTCTTTGTATGTAA